Genomic window (Alkalinema sp. FACHB-956):
GAATAGTCTTGGATCAAAGCTTGGGCGCTGAGTTCTAGAATGCTGGCACTGACATCGATCGGGCAATAGATGAGGGGCAGTTGGGCTTGTTCGTAGGCATCCAACAGCAACCGTGTTTTGGTGGAACTGCCGCTGCCCAGTTCAACAATTTCGCAGGCTCCGGTTTTGGCCGCGATCGCATCCGCACAGGTTTTAAAAATGGTGGTTTCCGTACGGGTTAAGTAATATTCTGGTAGATCGCAAATTTGCTCAAAGAGTTGTGACCCTTGCTCATCGTAAAAATAGCGGGGGGGTAAGGTCTTTGGCGTTTGGGTCAGCCCTTGGATCACGTCTTGCCCTTCGGCCTCCGTGGGTTGCACTGCACAAATGAGATGGTGAATCTGAATACGATCGCCCAGCGTGAAATCGAATGCACGATCGGGGGCTAGCGTCCCGAATGCTGTTGTTCCTGGTTCTGCCCCATGGTTTGTCGGTGCGTAATTTGGGTGATGGTGTTCCGATTGGGAATGGGGTGTTTGATTCGTGGAAACAGCAGTCATGGTCTTTTTACCTCATGCATCATCCGTTCATGTCCGCCCATTCTCGCACAAATGTTCTAATCCTTGCCTGAAAGGAATCTGAGCCAGGGCTGAGAATTGAACCGGATGACCCAGGATTGTCGATCGGTTAAATGACCGTTAACGTTAGGGATTGGAGCAGTAAGTTGTGGCAGTAATTGGGGCAAGCGATCGATCGCGCCAAATTAGCGATCGCGCACACAACGGAAGCCTGCAAAGATTTCCCGTACCCAAGGGTGGTACCAATTGCGGAAGGAATTGCGCATGGCCCAGGGGCGGGTGGCCCAACTGCCGCCTTTGAGTACCCGGTGGGCTTGGTCGAAGTAGGCTTGGGAATAGCCGCGATAGGGGAACGGCTCAAACCCGCCATAGCCATCGAACCAGGAACTCGTCCATTCCCACACATTCCCCAGTAAGTCAACACAGCCCCCAGCGCTCTGGGATGCCTGGAATTGGTTAACTGGCGTGGTGTTAGCAAAGTGGTGGCTGTGGTTGGCCCGATCGCCCGTTGGCCAAGCTTCCCCCCAGGGAAACGATCGACTGACTCCCTTAACCCCATCCCAATTGGCGGCTTTTTCCCATTCCGCTTCCGTGGGCAGGCGTTGACCCGTAAATCGGGCATAGGCATCGGCTTCGTACCAACTGACCCCGCAGACGGGATGGCAGTCGTAGGCCGGATTGTCTACCCAGTAACGGGGTTGGGCGATCGGGGCTGTTTGGGCTTGCGTTTGCAACCATTGCCAGCCGTCGGGATGCCAGAACTCCGATCGTTGGTATCCACCGGATTCGATAAATGCGCGGTATTGCCCTTGGGTGACGGGATAGGCGTCAATGCTGTAATCCGGCAGATCAACCCAATGGCGGGGCGATTCGTTGTCGATCACTTGGGGGCCATCGAGTCCCATGGCAAATGGGCCTGCGGGAATTGTTACCTGCTTAGGGAATAGGTTGGATGCTGCTGTCAGCGGTGGGCGCGATCGAAATCCTTGGCCCTGGAGAGCGAGAATAATGGCGATCGTTTCGCAATGTTGGCTTTCATGTTGCAGCAGGAAATGCCAGAGACGAGCCTGTTCCGTAACCGGGGCTTGGTCGAGATAGGCAAAGACCCGATCGCGAATGGTTTGCAGGTAGGCCAAAATGTCGGGTAAGTCCGGTAAATGGACGCGATCGCGCTTGGGTAAACCATCCTGGGCATAGAGTCGCCGTAATTCTGGCCAGGGTCGCGGTTGTTGCGCCAGCTGTTCCAAAATCCACAGGGCTTCAGTGTAGCCAATGTGACCCAAGTGCCACCCGATCGGGCTAAAGTCTGGGTGGGCATAGCAACATAGCGTTTCCCGATCGATGGCCTCAAACAGTTGCAACGTCAGCGATCGGCATTGTTCCATGGATTGCCGGAACCATTGTCGCAGGGATTCCGGAGTGACCCCTGCTTCGGTGGAAAATCCCAATGGTGGTTTACAGGAGATTGAGGGATGCGGTAGCCATCGATCGATCATGGTTAATGGTTAATACACTCAATTCATCTAAAGCTTGCCAATCCCCTGCATGGCAAGGTTCTGAAGCAATCAAAGTTGCCTTTTTTTCCTGGAGCCAATAGAGGGTGGGCACGATCGCCCGACTGGCATAGCGAGAGGCCACCATTTGTTGACCATCGCTGATGATGATATTGGCAGAAAAATGGGTGTTGTGATCCTGGCTCAATTGCACCAGTTCTTTCAATGTATGGGTTAATGCATCCGTTAGATTAGCGCTGACTGAGAATGCATCGAGAAATAGCGCAAAAATATGTTCGGAATCGGTGAGGCCGTGGATGGATTGGTAGGCCCGATCGGAGAGGCGATCTCGGATAGGGCGATAGAGGGTTTGGCGAAATTGCTCGATGTAGCCGTTGTGAACGAAGAGAAGATTGCCGGATTGGAAGGGCTGGCAGTTGCTGAGATCCACCGCAAGGCCGGGGGTGGCGCTGCGGACATTGGCAAGAATGCAGCCCGATTCCACATAGCGGCTGAGGTTCGCTAAATTCAAGTCGCTCCAAATGGGCTGGATGCTGCGATAGGTGTAGGGTTCGGCAGCTTTGGTTGCATGGTACCACCCGACTCCAAACCCATCGGCATTGAGTAAACCAGCGGTCATTTCCTTGGGTTGGTAACTCTGCACCATCAAGGAGTGGTCGGGTTCGAGCAGGAGTTGATCCAGTTGGACAGGTTCGCCTAGGTAACCCAGAATTCGGCACATAGGGGCACAGGGAACGGTGGAAGTGTAAGGGATTGTTTCCCATCTTGACACAGGTTCCAGCAAGTTGCCGATCGTTTTTGCCCTTGTTCCTAATGCCGTGTTCTGGAAGATGGCGGGGTTGCCAAGCTCTATGCCCGATCCCTTCCTTGGCCCACACAAATTTCCCATTCCCGCTAGCCACCCTGATAGAATAGCCCTGCGCTCCACCTTTTTGGGTGTTACGTAGTTCATAGCACGATCGGCGGCTGGTCAGTGATCGAGGGCGGATACGTTTTGTTATGGGGAAATCCATCCTACGTTGAGAGGGGTCGTGATTTTCAAATTTCCGATTAGTTGAAATTCATCACAATTGATTTGTTTGGCAATTTTGTGAATTGATTCAAATCAAAAACAATAAGACTAAATTCTGAATCATTAGTCCCAGTCATTCACCATTATTAGAATTGTCTATTTGTCGTTGTTCTTAACGTTCGCTAAAATGATGACTTATGAGTTGATTTATTGATATTTTACATCCCCATGCCTTCTGTCGCACTTTCTGCCTTCCTTGAAGCGGCCCGATCGGGTCAACACCTCCTCAGCTTCCCCACGGATACCGTTCCAGCCCTCGCTGCCAAACCCGAAGCAGCCCCCTTGATCTACCAAGCCAAGGAACGTAGTTTTGACAAACCCTTGATCCTCATGGCTGGGGACATGGATGATCTCTGGCCCTATCTGCTAGGCTCCGAGACCGATCGCGCCACCTGGCAGCAAACCATGGAGCACTACTTCCCCGGTGCCCTTACCCTGGTGCTACCCGCCAGCGATCGCGTGCCTCCGCAGATGAATCCCCGCAGCCCTGGCACGATCGGCGTCCGAGTGCCCGATAATACCGTCGCCCGATCGATTCTGCGTCAAACTGGTCCCCTGGCGACCACCAGCGTGAATAAATCCGGTCAACCGGCCCTGCTGGATCTCACCACGATCGCCCAGGAATTCCCCGAGGTGTTTCTGCCTTCCCCAGACGCACTCGCTGAACTGCAAGCCACCCCCGCCGATCTGACGGCTTCCGGCATTCCCTCCACGGTCATCCGCTGGACAGGCACCACCTGGGAAGTCCTGCGCCAAGGTGCGATCGTAGTTCCCATCCAGTCCTAACTTCCAGCGTTTGCTTCCCATCGGATCGGGAATCCCGCATTCCTCTACGCCCCCAAACTCCCCTCCCTCGCTACAATAGAGAACAGTTCAACGATCGCGAGAGAGACGCCATGATTCCAACCGTAATTGAACAATCCGGTCGCGGGGAACGCGCCTTTGACATTTACTCGCGTCTGTTGCGCGAACGTATTGTTTTTCTGGGTTCCGCTGTAGATGCGGAGGTTGCCAACCTGATTGTGGCGCAACTGCTGTTCCTAGAGTCTGAGGATCCTGAAAAAGATATCTACCTCTACATCAACTCCCCCGGTGGCTCTGTATCCGCTGGGATGGGCATTTACGACACCATTAAACAACTGCGCCCGGACGTTTGCACCATCTGCGTCGGCTTTGCAGCCAGTATGGGAGCTTTCCTCCTCAGCGCCGGAACCCATGGGAAACGCATGAGCTTGCCCCACTCTCGCATCATGATCCACCAGCCCCTCGGCGGTGCCCAAGGTCAAGCGACGGATATTGAAATCCAAGCCAAGGAAATCCTTTACATCAAGTCCCGCCTCAACGAACTCCTGGCGGGTCATACTGGCCAGCCCCTGTCCAAGATCCAAGAAGACACCGAGCGCGACTTTTTCATGTCCGCTGAGGAAGCAAAGGAATACGGACTAATTGACCAAGTGATTCGTCGGCAACCCTCTGCGTCCCAACCGACGCTGGTTCAGTAGGGCTTTCCCGATCGCCTAACGATCTCCAAAACGAGTTCTAAGTCAGTTCTAAATCCCCACCCCAGGTTGACTCCTAGGCGTGGGGATTTTGCTGTGCGGATCGATCGCGTTGTACGGGTGCCCGATGATACATCAACTAATTTATAAACTACGGATTGACATGGCCACTGGTTGACTCGTAGTCTGGTTTGTCAGAGCGGTTGCATGGACATCCTTCTTTCGTAAGACGGTTTGGCATGAAGCATGGAGCCGCTGGGATCCTGAAAATTTAGGGCACTACCCTTTGTTGTACCACCAACTCCGGGTAGCTATTCCCCCTCGCTGGAGAAGCAGCAAGGAGGCTTGATGAGGATTTTAACATCTGACCGAGCCACTCTTGTTTGTGATGTCAAACGGGGTGGCTCTAAATTTTTGGGCTTTCTTCCAACATGCAACAGGAGAAGCGCAAAATGTCTCAAGGTTCTAGCGACGATCGCGATCGCTCGATCGAACGGTTTCGTCCATACTTTCGGTTACAGCTTTTCGGGACAAAGGAAACGGTACAGTCCATCATCAACCAATTGCATTCGATTGGGTTTGTGGATAGGGTTTACTGGGGGAAACCCATGCCTGTTCCTGGGATAGAGGGTGAATGGGTCAGCGTTCTGCAACGCCATTGGTAAAAACGCCATTGGTAAAAACGCCATTGGTAAAAACGCCGTCGGCAAAAACGCCGTTGGTAAAGCGGATGCAACCCGCTACGGCCTAGGCCATAGTTGGTTTCTGGGTCTGTAGCGGGTTACTAGGTCTGTAGCAAATTACAGTCATCTTTTAGATCAACCGCCGATAGCGTTTACTTAAGCATTGCTGAATTAATTGCTATTTGTATCCGACACTAATGGTAATTTCCTCGATCTCCCCTTCCTCAATTCTCATTCAATATTCTTCATTCTCAATTCTCTCGCATAGCAATTTCAAAACTGCCCTGCGATCGCTGCATAAATCGCCCAACTCCGTCGTGGAACGATCTGGCTGTGAGGCATCGTCTATTTGACCTGCCCCTTAGCCAACGTTTTTGTTTTAGGTAATAACCAAAATAATTGCAATTATAATTAGTCTTAACGCTGGTGATACTCTAGAAATTAATAACGGGAGTATTCAGATTTACGGTGCATTACCCACCGCCCGCATCTTTAATCTCCCACATCTTTAATCTTTAGTGGACTCGGTAACCACATTATCTATCACACATTATCAAAGGTAGCTCCGCGATCGACTGCGGTGGACCCAAGTGTTTGGACAAGATCTAATGAAAGTTAAGCTCTAAGTGTAACGTGAGCTCAGCTAGCTCATAGATCAAAAGAGATCGATCTAACCAATGCTTCAGTTAATCAAACTCATTGT
Coding sequences:
- the egtC gene encoding ergothioneine biosynthesis protein EgtC; the encoded protein is MCRILGYLGEPVQLDQLLLEPDHSLMVQSYQPKEMTAGLLNADGFGVGWYHATKAAEPYTYRSIQPIWSDLNLANLSRYVESGCILANVRSATPGLAVDLSNCQPFQSGNLLFVHNGYIEQFRQTLYRPIRDRLSDRAYQSIHGLTDSEHIFALFLDAFSVSANLTDALTHTLKELVQLSQDHNTHFSANIIISDGQQMVASRYASRAIVPTLYWLQEKKATLIASEPCHAGDWQALDELSVLTINHDRSMATASLNLL
- a CDS encoding SUMF1/EgtB/PvdO family nonheme iron enzyme, translated to MGFSTEAGVTPESLRQWFRQSMEQCRSLTLQLFEAIDRETLCCYAHPDFSPIGWHLGHIGYTEALWILEQLAQQPRPWPELRRLYAQDGLPKRDRVHLPDLPDILAYLQTIRDRVFAYLDQAPVTEQARLWHFLLQHESQHCETIAIILALQGQGFRSRPPLTAASNLFPKQVTIPAGPFAMGLDGPQVIDNESPRHWVDLPDYSIDAYPVTQGQYRAFIESGGYQRSEFWHPDGWQWLQTQAQTAPIAQPRYWVDNPAYDCHPVCGVSWYEADAYARFTGQRLPTEAEWEKAANWDGVKGVSRSFPWGEAWPTGDRANHSHHFANTTPVNQFQASQSAGGCVDLLGNVWEWTSSWFDGYGGFEPFPYRGYSQAYFDQAHRVLKGGSWATRPWAMRNSFRNWYHPWVREIFAGFRCVRDR
- the clpP gene encoding ATP-dependent Clp endopeptidase proteolytic subunit ClpP: MPLRPQTPLPRYNREQFNDRERDAMIPTVIEQSGRGERAFDIYSRLLRERIVFLGSAVDAEVANLIVAQLLFLESEDPEKDIYLYINSPGGSVSAGMGIYDTIKQLRPDVCTICVGFAASMGAFLLSAGTHGKRMSLPHSRIMIHQPLGGAQGQATDIEIQAKEILYIKSRLNELLAGHTGQPLSKIQEDTERDFFMSAEEAKEYGLIDQVIRRQPSASQPTLVQ
- a CDS encoding L-threonylcarbamoyladenylate synthase, whose translation is MPSVALSAFLEAARSGQHLLSFPTDTVPALAAKPEAAPLIYQAKERSFDKPLILMAGDMDDLWPYLLGSETDRATWQQTMEHYFPGALTLVLPASDRVPPQMNPRSPGTIGVRVPDNTVARSILRQTGPLATTSVNKSGQPALLDLTTIAQEFPEVFLPSPDALAELQATPADLTASGIPSTVIRWTGTTWEVLRQGAIVVPIQS